A genomic segment from Brevundimonas mediterranea encodes:
- a CDS encoding ABC transporter ATP-binding protein — MSRSPILSVRGLTRTYDTANGGLTVLKGVDLDVMPGEMVGLIGPSGSGKSSLLHAAGLLEKPTEGTVAIDGEMVGDLDERARTRLRLSRIGFVYQFHHLLAEFDARDNVALPMRIAGMSLAQARRQAEETLTTLGLGERLTHQPAQLSGGEKQRVAIARSLANKPRLLLADEPTGNLDPTTSQSVFESLRDLAKTTGVAALIATHNMELAGHMDRVFALKDGHLEERAAQSQAY, encoded by the coding sequence ATGAGTAGGTCTCCGATCCTGTCGGTGCGCGGCCTGACCCGAACCTATGACACCGCCAACGGCGGCCTGACCGTGCTGAAGGGCGTGGATCTGGACGTCATGCCGGGCGAGATGGTCGGGCTGATCGGCCCCTCCGGCTCGGGCAAGTCCAGCCTGCTGCACGCCGCCGGCCTGCTGGAGAAGCCGACCGAGGGCACGGTCGCCATCGACGGCGAAATGGTGGGCGACCTCGACGAGCGCGCCCGCACCCGCCTGCGCCTGTCGCGCATCGGCTTCGTCTATCAGTTCCACCATCTGCTGGCCGAGTTCGACGCCCGCGACAATGTCGCCCTGCCGATGCGGATCGCGGGCATGAGCCTGGCCCAGGCGCGCCGTCAGGCCGAGGAGACGCTGACGACCCTCGGTCTGGGCGAGCGGCTGACCCACCAGCCGGCCCAGCTGTCGGGCGGCGAGAAGCAGCGTGTCGCCATCGCCCGGTCCCTGGCCAACAAGCCCCGCCTGCTGCTGGCCGACGAACCGACCGGCAACCTGGACCCGACCACCAGCCAGTCGGTGTTCGAATCCCTGCGTGACCTGGCCAAGACCACGGGCGTCGCCGCCCTGATCGCCACCCACAATATGGAGCTGGCCGGCCACATGGACCGCGTCTTCGCCCTGAAGGACGGCCATCTGGAAGAACGGGCGGCCCAAAGTCAGGCTTATTGA